The DNA region CCCGGTTGGCTGGCAGAACATGGCTTCGCCGTGCAGAACACCCCGAGCCAGGAAGTGCTCGCCGCGCTCGGCCGCACCCCCGATCCCCGTGTCGCGGACGCTCGTCCGCAAAGCTACTTCGTGATAGCGAATCGCTGATCGCGACAAACAGAACCGGAGGCCTCATGGCGAGAACTGACAACGACTCGTGGTCCATCGCCGAATCCGTCGGCGCGACCGCGGTCATGGTGGCGGCCGCGCGGGCGATCGCCACGAAAGCGGAAAACCCCATTATCACCGACCAGTTCGCAGAACCGCTGGTCCAGGCCGTTGGCGTGGACTTTTGGAGCAAATTCGCAGCTGGCGAGATCACGGTGGGCGAGGAAGACGAGAAACAGTTCGGCTCCCCCTCGGTCATGGCGAACTCCATGGCGGTGCGCACGAAGTTCTTCGACGAGTTCTTCATGGCGGCTGGGGCGGCCGGGGCGCTGCAAGCGGTGATCCTCGCCTCCGGCCTGGACTCGCGCGCCTACCGCCTGTCTTGGCCGGACGGCACGACCGTCTACGAGCTCGACCAACCACAGGTGATCGAGTTCAAAACGACCACGCTCAGCAGGCTCGGCGCGACGCCTGCCACGACGCGGGTCGCGATTCCGGTGGATTTGCGCCACGACTGGCCGAAGACACTGGTGGATCATGGCTTCGATCCGTCGAAGCCAAGCGCGTGGAGCGTCGAGGGCCTCACCCCGTATTTGCCGGGCGAGTCAGAAAGGCTGCTGTACGAGCGGATCGACGCGCTCTCGCCCCAGGGCAGCTGGGCTGCGGTGGAGTACATCAAAAACATCCACGAGCTCGACACCAGCCAGTACACGCACGCGGCGCAGCGGTTCAAAGAGCTCGGCTTGGACCTTGACATGGACAATCTTTTCTACCGTGAACCGGGCCGCAGCGACGCGGCCGAATGGTTCGCCGAGCACAATTGGGCGACGGAGACGGTCACGACGGACGACCTGTTGAACGCGTCGGGCCTGCCGAGGCCCGAGCAGCGCCAGTTCAACAACGCGACCTACCTCACCAGCCGCAAGTGACTTCCCTTGCGCCTGTCTTCTCGCACGGGACGGGCGAGTAGGGTTTTGCTCATGCCCGCTTTGGCCCACAAGTTCCACGCGTTGGCGGCTTCGGCTGCGCTCGCCGCCGCCGCGCTCGTGCCGCTGCCTGCCCACGCCGACCCTGCCGGCTCCTGCGCGCTCGGCGGGATGACGACCCGGCAAAAGCTCGCGCAGCTGCTCATGCCTGGCGTGACCGGGGCGCAGGACATGCGCGATGTGGTGGCCCGAGAACAGGTCGGCGGGGTGTTCATCGGCAGCATGACCAGTCACGCGCTGCTTTCCTCCGGCCAGATCGGCGAGATCTCCGCATCCGCTGGGGCGCCGCTGCTCGTGTCCATCGACGAGGAAGGCGGGCGGGTGTCCCGCATCCCGGACCTGATCGGCCAGGCACCCTCGGCTCGGACGCTCGCCCAGACGAAAACACCCGAGCAGGTGCGCGCCTTCGCCGCCGACCGTGGCCGTCAGCTGCGGGCTCTTGGGGTCACAGCCGACTTCGCGCCCGACGCGGACGTGTTCGCCGGGGACGCGGACACCGTCATCGGGGACCGCTCGTTCAGCGGCGACCCGCACACCGCCGCCGAATACGCCGAGGCGTACGCGCAGGGCCTGCGCGACGGCGGGGTCCTGCCGGTGGTCAAACACTTCCCCGGCCACGGCCGGGCTTCCGGCGACTCGCACCAAGGCTCAGTCACCACTCCCGACCTGGCGGATCTGCAAGACTTCGACCTGGTGCCGTTCCGTGAGATCGTCGGGCGGCTCGGGTCTGGGACGGCAGTGATGGTCGGGCATCTGACGGTGCCGGGGCTCACGGAGCCGGGTCTGCCGACAAGCCTGTCCCCGGCCACGTACCGTTTGCTCCGGGAGGGTTCCGGCTACGGGGCGGCTGGGTTTGACGGCCTTGTGTTCACCGACGATCTTTCCGGTATGAAAGCCGTCTCGTCCCGGTACGATGTGCCGCACGCGGTGGCGGCCGCGTTGGAGGCGGGGGCGGATGTGGCGTTGTGGCTGTCCACCTCGCAGGTGTCCGCTGTCCTGGACACCCTTGAGCACGAGGTGGCCTCGGGGGCGTTCCCCATCGCCAGGGTCGAAGCTTCGGTCGGCAGAGTCCTTGCCGCCAAGGGCGTGCGGGCGGGAACCTGCGGCGTGGGGCAAGCCCGGCCGGCTGCTCCTGAGGAGCCTGGGCACGACCCTGAGCTGACGGACGAGCCGACCGAGGACGAGGACGCGCCAGCGGCGGACGAAGCGCCAGCAGAGGACGCGCGGCCCGTCGAATGATGGATTGAGCGGCGGGGAATTCCGGGGCGGGATCGGCATTGTGAGATGTATGCCGACTGCGCCAAAACTGCTCCAGCCCTACACGCTTCGCGGCGTGACGTTCCGCAACCGCATATGGCTCTCGCCGATGTGCCAGTACTCGGTCTTCAACGAGGACGGCGTGCCGCGCACATGGCATCTCGCGCATCTCGGGGCCCGAGCG from Segniliparus rotundus DSM 44985 includes:
- a CDS encoding SAM-dependent methyltransferase gives rise to the protein MARTDNDSWSIAESVGATAVMVAAARAIATKAENPIITDQFAEPLVQAVGVDFWSKFAAGEITVGEEDEKQFGSPSVMANSMAVRTKFFDEFFMAAGAAGALQAVILASGLDSRAYRLSWPDGTTVYELDQPQVIEFKTTTLSRLGATPATTRVAIPVDLRHDWPKTLVDHGFDPSKPSAWSVEGLTPYLPGESERLLYERIDALSPQGSWAAVEYIKNIHELDTSQYTHAAQRFKELGLDLDMDNLFYREPGRSDAAEWFAEHNWATETVTTDDLLNASGLPRPEQRQFNNATYLTSRK
- a CDS encoding glycoside hydrolase family 3 N-terminal domain-containing protein, producing MPALAHKFHALAASAALAAAALVPLPAHADPAGSCALGGMTTRQKLAQLLMPGVTGAQDMRDVVAREQVGGVFIGSMTSHALLSSGQIGEISASAGAPLLVSIDEEGGRVSRIPDLIGQAPSARTLAQTKTPEQVRAFAADRGRQLRALGVTADFAPDADVFAGDADTVIGDRSFSGDPHTAAEYAEAYAQGLRDGGVLPVVKHFPGHGRASGDSHQGSVTTPDLADLQDFDLVPFREIVGRLGSGTAVMVGHLTVPGLTEPGLPTSLSPATYRLLREGSGYGAAGFDGLVFTDDLSGMKAVSSRYDVPHAVAAALEAGADVALWLSTSQVSAVLDTLEHEVASGAFPIARVEASVGRVLAAKGVRAGTCGVGQARPAAPEEPGHDPELTDEPTEDEDAPAADEAPAEDARPVE